A genomic stretch from Mycobacterium paraterrae includes:
- a CDS encoding DUF2786 domain-containing protein, which yields MSDDKMLARIAALLRQAEGTDNAHEAEAFMSAAQRLATATSIDLAVARSHADKRSPAQTPVQRTITIGNAGTRGLRTYVQLFVVIAAANDVRCDIASNSTFVYAYGFAEDIDATHALYASLVVQMVRASDAYISSGEHRPTPTITARLNFQLAFGARIGQRLAEAREQTQREAKKDKRRPPGTAIALRDKELELRDYYKTASRARGTWQATRATAGYSSAARRAGDRAGRRARLGSGAELSGARTALER from the coding sequence ATGAGTGACGACAAGATGCTCGCGCGCATCGCCGCGCTGCTGCGTCAGGCCGAAGGCACCGACAATGCGCACGAGGCCGAAGCGTTCATGTCGGCCGCCCAGCGGCTGGCCACCGCGACGTCCATCGACCTGGCCGTCGCGCGATCGCACGCCGACAAGCGCTCGCCCGCGCAGACACCGGTGCAGCGCACGATCACCATCGGCAACGCCGGCACTCGCGGCCTGCGGACCTACGTCCAGCTGTTCGTGGTGATCGCGGCGGCCAATGACGTGCGCTGCGACATCGCATCGAACTCGACGTTCGTCTACGCCTACGGCTTCGCCGAGGACATCGACGCCACCCATGCGCTGTATGCCAGCCTGGTCGTGCAGATGGTCCGCGCCTCGGACGCCTACATCTCCTCCGGTGAGCACAGGCCGACCCCGACGATCACCGCCCGGCTCAACTTCCAGCTGGCGTTCGGCGCGCGCATTGGTCAGCGTTTAGCCGAGGCCCGCGAGCAGACCCAACGCGAGGCCAAGAAAGACAAGCGCCGCCCGCCCGGCACCGCAATCGCATTGCGGGACAAAGAATTGGAGCTTCGCGACTACTACAAGACCGCGTCGCGGGCGCGCGGCACCTGGCAGGCCACTCGGGCGACCGCAGGCTATTCGTCGGCGGCGCGACGGGCGGGGGACCGCGCCGGCAGACGGGCGCGGCTCGGCAGTGGCGCGGAGCTTTCCGGCGCCCGGACCGCACTGGAACGGTGA